The segment AGGCGATGCTTGAGAGCACCGAAGGCGGGCGTTCGGTGTCCCTCGCGATCGGCGAGTAGGCGACGCGCGTCGCCGTGGGTGTCTTTGGACACGGGCACGGCGTTGCGACTCACCCTTCCGATCCTCGCGCGCCGTGCCGCGCTTTGACGGAAGGAGTGCAGGTGCCCAAATGGAAATGTCAGCACGCGTCCGCGCTCGCGGGCAGGAGTGTTGTCCGGGCCTCTCGCCCGGCCCTCGGGATCTGCGTCGTAGCCAAATTCGAGGGGGAATCCACGTCAGTCACGACCGCGCTCCTCGCGTTCATGGCCGCAAGCGCCGTGGTGATTGTGGCCCCCGGTCCGGATACCGCGTTGATCCTGCGCACCACCGCCGTTGAGGGACCGCGCCGCGGCGCGTACACCTCGGCCGGCATATTGTGTGGACTACTGCTGTGGGGCCTGGCCGCGGCGCTCGGCTTGAGCGCAGTGGTGGCGGCCTCCCATCTCGCCTACACGGTGCTGCGCGTCATCGGCGCCGCCTGGCTCGTCTGGTTGGGTCTCCACCTCCTGCTGCGGCCGCGCAGCGAGGTCCCCGCGGCGGGCGCGATGGGGGCCGCGAACGGCAGCGACTCCACGTGGTTTGTGCGCGGGCTCTTGTCCAATCTCACGAATCCCAAAGTCGGCGTGTTCTTTGTGACGTTCCTTCCGCAATTCGTGCCGGGAGGGGTTGCCGTCGCGCCGTTCATCGTGCTTCTCGTGTTGATCAACGTCGCGGAAAGCGTGATCTGGCTGGGCTTTCTGATCCTGGCGACGCGGCCGATCGCGCGTGCCCTGCGCCCCGCGGTCGCCCGCGCGCTCGACCGAACCACCGGTGCCGTCCTCGTCGGCGCCGGACTCAGCCTCGCCGCTGAGGGGCACCGGTGACCGAAATGCGGTGATGGCAGCGTGCCACCATGAGAGCGCCCGTTCGCCAAATCACCCCGATGTGGCCCGGTCGTGTGAACGTTGGTACCGCGATCGCTGCCGCCTTGAGGATTCGCGGAATTGTCCCATCGGTTGCCGCTTACTTCCGTGTAAGTTTGGTGCAACGCAATCAACCCCCCGCCCGATACTGAAGCGGCCTCGTGATTAGTAGTATCCGGGTAGACCTAATCGCGTCTGGGACGGGAGAGAGAGGATCATGCGAGCGTGCCAGCTCCGTTCGACCACCGGGGCGATTCCGGTGACGAATCGCAAGGCCGCGAGCCAGAAGCGGGACCGGAGCGGCGCCGGCGTGGCGCGGCGGCCGCGATTTGGTGAATCGCTGGTTCTGCTGCGCGCGTTGGGGTTGTCTCCCGCTGCAGTCGATCGCGATCGCCACTTGGCTGCGCGCAAATGGTCATATGAGCTGTTGGGTACCATGGTCGAGTATCCGGCCGGGGACGGGATACCGACGGTCGTCGTCATGAGCGGCGGCGCTGCCGCATAGGGCAACGGAGATGGCGTTACACCCGGCGTGTCACGTGGTTGAGGACTACCTCGCGGCTACGTTTCCGTTGAGCGTGATCGAAGAGTTTGAATGGACGGCGCAGCGGTCCTGGGCCTTCAAGGTCAGCGTTCCCCAATTGTTCCCCCGATTGCACTTCCAGTTGCTGGTGAGTACCCATTTCTTGGACAGAACGGATGACCATGAAATCGAACGCCTCCTGCGAGACTGGTATGTGGCCAACCGAATGCGGATGGTGGGTGCGAAAGAGTGGGTCTATGTCGCGGACAGCGGTGTCAGTCTCGGAGTGCCTGAACCCGCATACGCGTCACTCGGTCCCGGCCGGCCACTCAGGTAGGTTCGCGCGC is part of the bacterium genome and harbors:
- a CDS encoding LysE family translocator, producing the protein MAASAVVIVAPGPDTALILRTTAVEGPRRGAYTSAGILCGLLLWGLAAALGLSAVVAASHLAYTVLRVIGAAWLVWLGLHLLLRPRSEVPAAGAMGAANGSDSTWFVRGLLSNLTNPKVGVFFVTFLPQFVPGGVAVAPFIVLLVLINVAESVIWLGFLILATRPIARALRPAVARALDRTTGAVLVGAGLSLAAEGHR